From one Dermacentor variabilis isolate Ectoservices chromosome 3, ASM5094787v1, whole genome shotgun sequence genomic stretch:
- the LOC142574241 gene encoding uncharacterized protein LOC142574241 encodes MRAALVLVLFTVVLFVSLSSSLAHRRGRRRQGDDSVRLGARRLGRRFKPNKNDVCSLYKEFRVPDGMSCKLKRRKMGMCHKGRCVTIEEYEELTSANRKPGNAHSLGTRAPFKTSDIYTSEAPSKARSPGTTKESFTSKKYRTTRDSHITYSATTNLAFRNRDTSTTEALSSTRYPGTTEGGLSKHKYSTTPKSGSKYSGTTGMPFRTSETSATDARSSTPYPGTTEGGLSTQKYQTGRSGSTYPGTTGVSFKTRDTSAMDSPSSTHYTGTAEASLYTQKYSTRESGSTYSGTTGVPFRNRHIYTKEAPSSTRYPGTIEGGLSTQDYPTRESGNTHSGTTGVPFTTRDPLTTLARSSTHYPGTTEGGLSTKEYPTGESSSTYPGSTRMRFNTRDTSTTNSPSRAHYTDPADASLSTQKYPTRESSNTYYRITGEPSRTRGTSTTEAPSNTRYQGTTEGGLPKHQYSTDQSGSKYPGTTEVRFKTRDTSATHSPSSTHYTGTAEASSHTQIYPTHESGSTYSSTIDVPLRNRHISTREAPSSTRYPGTTEGGLSTQHYSTRESGTTHSGTTGVPSTTRDTLTTVARSSTHYPGTTEGGLSTKEYPTGESSSTYLVSTHMRFNTRDTSTTNSPSRTHYTDTADASLSTQTYPTRESSSTYLRITGEPSRTRGTSTMEAPSNTRYQATTEGGLPKHQFSTGQSGSTYPGTTEVRFKTRDTSATDSPSSTRYTDTAKGSLSTQKYSTGESGSTYPGTTGMRFNTHDIPTTEAPSNTSYQGTTEGGLPKHQFSSGQSVSTYPGTTGVRFNTRDPSRTDSPRSTRYTGTAEGSLFTQKYPTGESGSIYSGTTVVPFRTHDTTTIRYPGTTEGDFAMQN; translated from the exons GGCCGACGTTTCAAGCCAAATAAAAATGATGTCTGTTCCCTTTACAAGGAATTCCGGGTTCCTGACGGAATGTCATGCAAG CTCAAGAGAAGAAAAATGGGGATGTGCCATAAAGGAAGATGTGTGACCATCGAAGAATATGAAGAATTAACCAGTGCCAATCGCAAACCAGGCAATGCACATTCGCTGGGAACACGTGCGCCATTTAAGACTAGTGATATTTACACTAGTGAGGCCCCTAGCAAGGCTCGCTCTCCCGGCACAACAAAGGAGAGCTTCACCTCCAAGAAATATCGAACCACTCGTGACTCACACATCACATACTCGGCGACAACAAATCTGGCCTTCAGGAACCGTGACACTTCAACAACAGAGGCACTTAGCAGCACCCGATATCCAGGCACAACAGAAGGAGGCTTATCTAAGCACAAATATTCGACTACTCCTAAATCAGGCAGCAAATACTCCGGGACAACAGGTATGCCCTTCAGAACCAGTGAGACTTCCGCAACGGACGCACGTAGTAGCACGCCCTATCCAGGTACAACAGAGGGAGGCTTATCCACGCAGAAATATCAAACTGGTAGATCAGGCAGCACATATCCGGGGACAACAGGTGTGAGCTTTAAGACCCGTGACACTTCCGCAATGGATTCACCTAGCAGCACTCACTATACAGGAACAGCAGAGGCAAGCTTATACACGCAGAAATACTCAACTCGTGAATCAGGCAGCACCTATTCGGGTACAACAGGTGTGCCCTTCAGGAATCGTCACATTTATACAAAGGAGGCACCTAGCAGCACCCGCTATCCAGGCACAATAGAGGGAGGCTTATCCACGCAGGATTATCCAACTCGTGAATCAGGCAACACCCACTCGGGGACAACAGGTGTGCCATTCACGACCCGTGACCCTTTAACAACGCTGGCACGTAGCAGCACCCACTATCCAGGCACAACAGAGGGAGGCTTATCCACAAAGGAATATCCAACTGGTGAATCAAGCAGCACATACCCGGGGTCAACACGTATGCGCTTCAACACCCGTGACACCTCCACGACGAATTCACCTAGCCGCGCCCACTATACAGACCCAGCTGATGCAAGTTTATCCACGCAGAAATATCCAACACGTGAATCAAGCAACACCTACTATAGGATAACAGGTGAGCCCTCCAGGACCCGTGGCACTTCGACAACGGAGGCACCTAGCAACACCCGCTATCAAGGCACAACAGAGGGAGGCTTACCCAAGCACCAATATTCAACTGATCAATCAGGCAGCAAATACCCGGGGACaacagaagtgcgcttcaagacCCGTGACACTTCCGCAACGCATTCACCTAGCAGCACCCACTATACAGGAACAGCAGAGGCAAGCTCACACACGCAGATATACCCAACTCATGAATCAGGCAGCACCTACTCGAGCACAATAGATGTGCCCTTGAGGAATCGTCACATTTCTACAAGGGAGGCACCTAGCAGCACCCGTTATCCAGGAACAACAGAGGGAGGCTTATCCACGCAACATTATTCAACTCGTGAATCAGGCACCACCCACTCGGGGACAACGGGTGTGCCCTCCACGACCCGTGACACTTTAACAACGGTGGCACGTAGCAGCACCCACTATCCAGGCACAACAGAGGGAGGCTTATCCACAAAGGAATATCCAACTGGTGAATCAAGCAGCACATACCTGGTGTCAACACATATGCGCTTCAACACCCGTGACACCTCCACGACGAATTCACCTAGCCGCACCCACTATACAGACACAGCAGATGCAAGTTTATCCACGCAGACATATCCAACACGTGAATCAAGCAGCACCTACTTGAGGATAACAGGTGAGCCCTCCAGGACACGTGGCACTTCGACAATGGAGGCACCTAGCAACACCCGCTATCAAGCCACAACAGAGGGAGGCTTACCCAAGCACCAATTTTCAACTGGTCAATCAGGCAGCACATACCCGGGGACaacagaagtgcgcttcaagacCCGTGACACTTCCGCGACGGATTCACCTAGCAGCACCCGCTATACAGACACAGCAAAGGGAAGTTTATCCACGCAGAAATATTCAACTGGTGAATCGGGCAGCACATACCCGGGGACAACAGGCATGCGCTTCAACACCCATGACATTCCCACAACGGAGGCACCTAGCAACACCAGCTATCAAGGCACTACAGAGGGAGGCTTACCCAAGCACCAATTTTCATCTGGTCAATCAGTCAGCACATACCCTGGGACAACAGGTGTGCGCTTCAACACCCGTGACCCTTCCAGAACGGATTCACCTAGAAGCACCCGCTATACAGGCACAGCAGAGGGAAGCTTATTCACGCAGAAATATCCAACTGGTGAATCAGGCAGCATCTACTCGGGGACAACAGTTGTGCCATTCAGGACCCATGACACTACCACGATCCGCTACCCAGGCACAACAGAGGGAGATTTCGCTATGCAGAATTAG